Proteins from a single region of Streptomyces spinoverrucosus:
- a CDS encoding LysR family transcriptional regulator gives MSLRQLDYFVTAAEVGTMTGAAQRLYVSQSAVSAGIGELEHQLGVQLVIRAKAKGLTLTAAGRRLLPEARALLARSEELRADLREVGQAPAGRLVIGCFATLAPFLLPRLLEEFPGAYPDITLDFVEGSLTDLQRLLRNGDCELALIYGVDIEPGIDFDRLYSTEPHVLLASEHPLAGKEAVRLADLGDQEMVMLDVPPSSRYFSEVLADAGVTPVVRHRTESFELVRSLVARGAGYSLLIQRPALDVSYEGRGLRACRIADRVAPLSVGLAHTHGSHLTRRAAAFAAYCRTAVTGTRAAQGRVAKLPAPTPVTRAGWAHA, from the coding sequence ATGAGCCTGCGTCAGCTGGACTATTTCGTGACGGCCGCCGAGGTCGGGACGATGACCGGGGCGGCGCAGCGGTTGTACGTGTCGCAGTCCGCGGTGTCCGCGGGCATCGGGGAGCTGGAGCACCAACTCGGCGTGCAGCTGGTGATCCGCGCCAAGGCCAAGGGACTGACCCTGACCGCCGCCGGGCGCCGGCTCCTGCCCGAGGCCCGGGCCCTGCTGGCCCGCAGCGAGGAGCTGAGGGCGGACCTGCGGGAGGTGGGCCAGGCCCCGGCCGGCCGACTGGTGATCGGCTGCTTCGCCACCCTGGCCCCGTTCCTGCTGCCACGGCTGCTGGAGGAGTTCCCCGGCGCCTACCCCGACATCACCCTGGACTTCGTCGAGGGATCCCTGACCGACCTGCAGCGACTGCTGCGCAACGGCGACTGCGAACTGGCCCTGATCTACGGTGTCGACATCGAGCCCGGTATCGACTTCGACCGCCTCTACTCCACCGAGCCGCACGTCCTGCTGGCCTCCGAGCACCCGCTGGCCGGCAAGGAGGCCGTCCGGCTGGCCGACCTCGGCGACCAGGAGATGGTCATGCTGGACGTGCCGCCCAGCAGCCGGTACTTCAGCGAGGTCCTGGCCGACGCCGGGGTCACCCCCGTCGTCCGGCATCGCACCGAGAGCTTCGAGCTCGTCCGGAGCCTGGTGGCGCGCGGCGCGGGATACTCGCTGCTCATCCAGCGCCCCGCGCTGGACGTCAGCTACGAGGGGCGCGGGCTGCGGGCCTGCCGCATCGCCGACCGGGTCGCACCGCTCTCCGTCGGGCTGGCGCACACGCACGGATCCCACCTCACGCGGCGGGCCGCCGCGTTCGCGGCGTACTGCCGTACGGCCGTCACCGGCACCCGTGCGGCACAGGGTCGTGTCGCGAAGTTGCCAGCGCCTACCCCGGTCACCCGGGCAGGCTGGGCCCATGCATGA
- a CDS encoding AlkA N-terminal domain-containing protein, which yields MHEDVERCVRAVQSKDARFDGWFFTAVLTTGIYCRPSCPVVPPKPKNMTFYPSAAAAQQAGFRACKRCRPDATPGSPEWNERADLAARAMRLIKDGVVDREGVPGLAARLGYSTRQIERQLQAEVGAGPGALARAQRAQAARLLIETSTLPMADVAFAAGFSSIRTFNDTVRAVFGLSPTELRHRGRPTDPAGAVTLRLPFRAPLCPDNLFGHLVAASVPGVEEWRSGAYRRTLRLPHGHGIAELRPTGAAYVQCTLTLSDLRDLTTAINRCRRLLDLDADPAATDDLLGQDPALAPLVRKNPGRRIPQTVDGKEFAIRAVLGQRLSLAAARRHTARLVAAHGEAVTDPGGGLTHLFPTPVLLAGIGATGLALPLEHRDRVLTMATALAHRDIDLGTGTDWQQARAGLRTLPGVDPRTVETIALRALGDPDAFPVADPRVGAAAAELGLPASPAALTGHAAAWQPWRGYAVQHLWAAGDAPISRMPTGDVVAGREATVPRPGARSTEPALTRVHP from the coding sequence ATGCATGAAGACGTGGAGCGATGCGTCCGGGCCGTGCAGTCCAAGGACGCCCGGTTCGACGGCTGGTTCTTCACCGCAGTGCTGACCACCGGGATCTACTGCCGTCCCAGCTGCCCGGTGGTGCCGCCCAAACCGAAGAACATGACCTTCTATCCGAGTGCGGCGGCGGCCCAGCAGGCCGGGTTCCGGGCCTGCAAGCGCTGCCGCCCCGACGCGACACCGGGCTCCCCGGAGTGGAACGAGCGGGCGGACCTCGCGGCCCGGGCGATGCGGCTGATCAAGGACGGGGTCGTCGACCGGGAAGGAGTGCCCGGACTCGCGGCACGACTCGGCTACTCCACGCGCCAGATCGAACGGCAGCTGCAGGCCGAGGTCGGCGCCGGGCCCGGCGCACTGGCCCGTGCCCAACGGGCGCAGGCCGCCCGGCTGCTCATCGAGACCAGCACGTTACCCATGGCGGACGTGGCGTTCGCGGCCGGATTCTCGTCCATCCGCACGTTCAACGACACCGTCCGCGCGGTGTTCGGCCTGTCCCCCACCGAACTGCGCCACCGCGGCCGCCCGACGGATCCCGCCGGCGCGGTGACGCTGCGGCTGCCCTTCCGCGCGCCCCTGTGCCCGGACAATCTCTTCGGCCACCTGGTCGCCGCCTCGGTGCCGGGCGTGGAGGAATGGCGCTCGGGGGCCTACCGGCGCACCTTGCGGCTGCCGCACGGACACGGCATCGCCGAACTGCGGCCCACCGGGGCCGCGTACGTCCAGTGCACCCTGACCCTGTCCGACCTGCGCGACCTGACCACCGCGATCAACCGGTGCCGTCGGCTGCTGGACCTGGACGCCGACCCGGCGGCGACCGACGACCTGCTGGGCCAGGACCCGGCCCTGGCTCCCCTGGTCCGCAAGAACCCCGGACGCCGCATCCCGCAGACCGTCGACGGCAAGGAGTTCGCGATCCGGGCGGTCCTCGGCCAGCGCCTCTCCCTCGCCGCGGCCCGCCGGCACACCGCGCGCCTGGTAGCCGCGCACGGCGAAGCGGTCACCGACCCCGGGGGCGGCCTCACGCACCTGTTCCCCACCCCCGTCCTGCTCGCCGGGATCGGCGCGACCGGCCTGGCCCTGCCGCTCGAGCACCGGGACCGGGTCCTCACCATGGCCACCGCGCTGGCCCACAGGGACATAGACCTGGGCACCGGCACCGACTGGCAGCAGGCCCGCGCCGGGCTGCGGACCCTGCCTGGTGTGGACCCGCGCACGGTGGAGACGATCGCCCTGCGCGCGCTGGGAGACCCGGACGCCTTCCCCGTCGCCGATCCCCGCGTCGGTGCCGCCGCCGCCGAACTGGGGCTGCCGGCCTCGCCGGCGGCGCTGACCGGGCACGCCGCCGCGTGGCAGCCGTGGCGCGGTTACGCCGTGCAGCATCTGTGGGCCGCCGGCGACGCGCCGATCAGCAGGATGCCGACCGGCGACGTCGTAGCGGGCCGGGAAGCGACAGTGCCTCGTCCGGGCGCCCGTTCCACCGAGCCCGCGCTCACCCGAGTCCACCCGTGA
- a CDS encoding thioesterase family protein, whose translation MNATLPEAFYRDLGQGRFQSTSATAGPWSPKWQHGGPPSALLGRAMERHEPREGFHFARVTVELPRPVPVADLQVSVRTVRSSRRVELLEGELGSGGETVLLARAWRMAVSPPDTPTLRPAPKAPRLPAAQPPHTMAGAHLDGHIAAMEWRFEPGAGFDTTGPGTAWARQRIPLVAGQEDTPLTRALTVADSNWAVGFELDHHSRLVINTDVTLALHRPPVGSWLCLRSATTASPGGSGLAVGQLDDLSGDCGRVVQSLLVSER comes from the coding sequence GTGAACGCCACCTTGCCCGAAGCCTTCTACCGCGATCTGGGACAGGGCCGGTTCCAGAGCACCTCGGCCACGGCCGGCCCCTGGAGCCCCAAGTGGCAGCACGGCGGCCCGCCGTCCGCCCTGCTCGGCCGGGCCATGGAGCGGCACGAGCCGCGCGAGGGCTTCCACTTCGCCCGGGTGACGGTGGAACTGCCGCGCCCCGTGCCCGTCGCCGATCTGCAGGTCAGCGTACGGACCGTGCGGTCGAGCCGCCGGGTGGAACTGCTCGAAGGGGAGCTCGGCTCGGGCGGCGAGACCGTGCTGCTGGCGCGAGCCTGGCGGATGGCCGTCAGCCCGCCCGACACGCCCACCCTGCGCCCCGCACCGAAGGCGCCGCGACTGCCCGCCGCCCAGCCTCCCCACACCATGGCCGGGGCCCATCTGGACGGCCACATCGCGGCCATGGAGTGGCGCTTCGAACCCGGGGCGGGTTTCGACACGACGGGGCCCGGCACCGCGTGGGCCCGCCAGCGCATCCCGCTGGTCGCCGGGCAGGAGGACACGCCCCTGACCCGCGCGTTGACCGTGGCGGACAGCAACTGGGCCGTCGGCTTCGAACTGGACCACCACAGCCGGCTCGTCATCAACACCGACGTGACCCTCGCCCTGCACCGCCCACCCGTCGGCTCGTGGCTGTGCCTGCGTTCCGCGACGACGGCCAGCCCCGGCGGATCGGGGCTGGCCGTGGGACAGTTGGACGACCTGTCCGGCGACTGCGGCCGTGTGGTGCAGTCGCTGCTGGTCAGTGAACGCTGA
- a CDS encoding helix-turn-helix domain-containing protein — protein MPISVAMAFTSVIPSLDVSAAREIFGVNRTYLADPWYDFIACVSENTSSCEACRIDRLCTLDQLTEAHTVVVPGWPDVRQAPPGELVSAIRDAHQAGARIVAAYTGAFVVAAAGLLDGRRATTHWAHAAALAAQFPQVKVDVDALYVDEGDILTSAGGAASLDLFLHVVELDHGPAVAKALAHRLVMPSHGGGEPAHAPAPQESGGEDRVLVELLSWVTERLDSQVTVEDMAQQANVSRRTLTRHFRASTGMAPLQWLLTQRVRLAQRLLETTHLSVEQIAAQTGMGTAATLRRHFGRTVGVPPDSYRRWYRGRSEDGRGIGLVGAPVTPGRRPAVTGADSAAC, from the coding sequence ATGCCGATATCTGTGGCCATGGCTTTCACTTCAGTAATCCCAAGTCTTGACGTCTCGGCGGCACGTGAGATTTTCGGCGTCAATCGGACCTATTTGGCCGACCCCTGGTACGACTTCATTGCCTGCGTCTCGGAGAACACGAGCAGTTGCGAGGCCTGCCGCATCGACCGGCTCTGCACCCTGGACCAGTTGACCGAGGCGCACACGGTCGTCGTGCCGGGCTGGCCGGACGTACGGCAGGCCCCGCCCGGTGAGCTGGTGAGCGCGATCCGCGATGCGCACCAGGCGGGCGCCCGTATCGTCGCCGCGTACACGGGAGCGTTCGTGGTGGCGGCCGCCGGCCTGCTGGACGGGCGGCGCGCCACCACCCACTGGGCCCACGCCGCCGCGCTCGCCGCCCAGTTTCCCCAGGTGAAGGTCGACGTCGACGCCCTCTACGTCGACGAGGGGGACATCCTCACGTCCGCCGGCGGGGCGGCCAGTCTCGATCTGTTCCTCCACGTGGTGGAACTCGACCACGGCCCCGCCGTCGCCAAGGCCCTGGCACACCGCCTGGTCATGCCCTCCCACGGCGGGGGCGAGCCGGCCCACGCGCCCGCCCCGCAGGAGTCCGGCGGCGAGGACCGGGTGCTGGTCGAGCTGCTGTCCTGGGTCACCGAGCGGCTGGACAGCCAGGTGACCGTGGAGGACATGGCGCAGCAGGCCAACGTCAGCCGCCGCACCCTGACCCGGCACTTCCGCGCCAGTACCGGCATGGCACCGTTGCAATGGCTGCTGACCCAGCGCGTGCGGCTGGCCCAGCGCCTGCTGGAGACCACGCACCTCAGCGTCGAGCAGATCGCCGCCCAGACCGGCATGGGCACGGCGGCGACGCTGCGCCGGCACTTCGGCCGGACCGTGGGAGTGCCGCCGGACTCCTACCGGCGCTGGTATCGCGGGCGCAGCGAGGACGGCCGGGGCATCGGGCTCGTCGGCGCACCCGTCACGCCGGGACGCCGGCCCGCCGTCACGGGCGCGGACTCCGCGGCGTGCTGA
- a CDS encoding cytochrome P450, whose product MSNARSCPINHDFNPLGDAYVADPYPIHSAVREETPAFYAPAIDMWVITRFDDVQSALMDPKAFSAAVGQRPVFPLSDEAQSIIKAGFHAYPVMSDCDPPRHTRIRRHNQKGFSARRISVLEPKVWAKATELVDAIAPGVVDLVSALTYPLPAYMIFTFIGFPDEDMDMLKSWCGNRIAFSWGRPTADEQRDIATNMVNYWSYVEEFVAKRAAEPVDDFTSDLIRIHQQDPRSLSIPDITNVAYGLSFAGHETTTSFTGNAVRRLLANRSQWDDLCADRSLIPQAVEEVLRFDSSIPAWRRITTRAVTVGGVEIPAEAKVLLLLGAANRDPKHFEEPETFDIHRGDVRKHLAFGQGIHYCIGAALARMEARIALDLLAQRAPRMRMVEEQDFDFPANVSFRGPRKLLVHWPE is encoded by the coding sequence ATGTCGAACGCGAGGTCGTGCCCGATCAACCACGATTTCAATCCCCTCGGGGATGCGTACGTCGCCGACCCCTATCCGATTCATTCCGCCGTGCGGGAGGAGACGCCCGCCTTCTACGCGCCGGCGATCGACATGTGGGTGATAACCCGCTTCGACGACGTCCAGAGCGCCCTGATGGACCCGAAAGCGTTTTCCGCCGCGGTCGGGCAGCGTCCGGTATTCCCGCTCAGCGACGAGGCGCAGTCCATCATCAAAGCGGGATTCCATGCCTATCCGGTGATGTCCGACTGTGATCCGCCCCGGCACACCCGAATACGCCGGCACAACCAGAAGGGTTTCTCGGCCCGGCGGATCTCGGTTCTGGAGCCGAAGGTGTGGGCCAAGGCGACCGAACTGGTCGACGCGATCGCGCCCGGTGTGGTCGACCTGGTCTCGGCCCTGACCTATCCCCTGCCCGCCTACATGATCTTCACGTTCATCGGCTTCCCCGATGAGGACATGGACATGCTGAAGTCGTGGTGCGGCAACCGTATCGCCTTCAGCTGGGGCCGGCCGACCGCCGACGAACAGCGCGACATCGCCACCAACATGGTCAACTACTGGTCCTACGTGGAGGAGTTCGTCGCCAAGCGGGCGGCCGAGCCGGTCGACGACTTCACCAGCGACCTGATCCGGATCCACCAGCAGGACCCTCGGAGCCTGTCCATCCCGGACATCACGAACGTGGCGTACGGACTGAGTTTCGCCGGGCACGAGACCACCACCAGCTTCACCGGCAACGCCGTGCGCAGGCTGCTGGCCAACCGCTCGCAGTGGGACGACCTGTGCGCCGACCGCTCGCTCATCCCGCAGGCGGTGGAGGAGGTGCTGCGCTTCGACAGCAGCATTCCGGCCTGGCGGCGGATCACCACGAGGGCGGTGACCGTGGGCGGCGTGGAGATCCCGGCGGAGGCCAAGGTGCTCCTGCTGCTGGGGGCCGCGAACCGGGACCCGAAGCACTTCGAGGAACCGGAGACCTTCGACATCCACCGCGGTGACGTCCGCAAGCACCTGGCCTTCGGGCAGGGCATCCACTACTGCATCGGTGCCGCCCTCGCCCGTATGGAGGCGCGTATCGCCCTCGACCTGCTGGCCCAGCGGGCCCCGCGGATGCGGATGGTGGAGGAGCAGGACTTCGACTTCCCGGCCAACGTGTCCTTCCGCGGCCCCCGCAAGCTCCTGGTCCACTGGCCGGAGTGA